The Nicotiana tabacum cultivar K326 chromosome 14, ASM71507v2, whole genome shotgun sequence genome contains a region encoding:
- the LOC142168667 gene encoding cytochrome b561 and DOMON domain-containing protein At3g25290-like → MGLYQSCCIVILYFMFLILKPELSYSMSCTSQKFTKNRLYEHCNDLPHLNSYIHWNYNSKDFTLNLAFVATPTKPDGWIAWGINPNATGMVGTQALIAFKQSNGSIVAKTVKLNSYKSIVPGELVYRVTNMEAMYSNGMMVIFASVKLPEGMTELNQVWQVGSSVLNGTFPGIHDFQTENLNSKGKLDLMKGKSISNGSEDSRLKNRNIHGILNVVSWGILFPIGIMIARYLRTFADPLWFYVHVACQLSSYTIGVAGWATGLKLGSQSKGIEYTSHRDFGIALFSLATLQVFALFLRPKKDHKYRFYWNMYHHGVGYGVLVLGIINVFKGLEILQPQSKWKLAYIVFLSILGGIALILEAITWTIVLKKKPGKSNNKLYDGQNGSNIGRQQPLTS, encoded by the exons ATGGGATTGTATCAATCATGTTGTATTGTTATCCTATATTTTATGTTCTTGATTTTGAAACCTGAATTGTCATATTCCATGTCATGTACATCACAAAAGTTTACAAAGAACAGATTATATGAACATTGCAACGACTTACCACATTTGAATAGTTACATCCATTGGAATTACAATTCCAAGGATTTTACCTTAAATTTAGCCTTTGTAGCTACTCCTACTAAACCTGATGGTTGGATTGCTTGGGGAATTAATCCAAATGCAACAGGAATGGTTGGTACACAAGCGTTAATCGCGTTTAAACAATCCAATGGTTCTATAGTCGCGAAAACGGTCAAGTTGAATTCGTATAAATCAATCGTGCCAGGGGAGCTAGTGTATCGCGTTACTAATATGGAGGCTATGTATAGTAATGGAATGATGGTAATTTTTGCTAGTGTAAAATTACCAGAAGGAATGACAGAATTGAATCAGGTTTGGCAAGTAGGAAGTTCAGTCTTGAATGGGACATTCCCTGGAATTCATGATTTTCAGACTGAGAATTTGAATTCCAAGGGAAAACTTGATTTGATGAAAGGGAAGAGTATTAGCAATGGTTCTGAGGATTCTAGACTCAAGAATAGAAAT ATTCATGGAATTCTGAATGTTGTGAGTTGGGGAATACTATTTCCAATTGGAATTATGATTGCAAGGTACCTAAGAACATTTGCAGATCCATTGTGGTTTTATGTTCATGTGGCTTGCCAATTATCATCTTATACTATTGGAGTTGCTGGTTGGGCAACTGGTCTGAAACTTGGAAGCCAATCTAAAGGAATTGAATATACTTCCCATAGAGATTTTGGTATTGCCTTATTCTCTCTTGCAACTCTTCAG GTGTTCGCGCTATTTCTAAGGCCAAAGAAGGATCATAAGTACAGATTTTACTGGAATATGTATCACCATGGAGTTGGATATGGTGTACTTGTTCTAGGAATCATCAATGTGTTTAAAGGTCTTGAGATTTTGCAGCCACAAAGCAAATGGAAATTGGCTTATATTGTTTTCCTTTCAATTCTTGGAGGAATTGCTCTTATTTTAGAAGCCATTACTTGGACAATTGTACTTAAAAAGAAGCCTGGAAAATCAAATAACAAGCTTTATGATGGCCAAAATGGTTCAAATATAGGAAGACAACAACCTCTCACTTCTTGA